The Fragaria vesca subsp. vesca linkage group LG2, FraVesHawaii_1.0, whole genome shotgun sequence genome includes a window with the following:
- the LOC101314333 gene encoding scarecrow-like protein 1-like produces MSLVRPVELSATSYRKSKLYSLKGSNDTSTQTFGADKSNTMYTTDSYSTESYEFLDSPSEEVAHPSSSSITGSSFNEHGASFYPRRAGSVSSFTTQNPSSTSMSTRLHDAYRTNIDSDYLESQSPDAVSFDDDKMRLKLQELERALLEDNDDEHDEEMIGSGQSMEIDGEWTEPIQNALLHDSPKESSSSDSYLSSISSNKEISGTSLRTPKQLLFDCASALSEGNIEEASTMINELRQLVSIQGDPHQRIAAYMVEGLAARMASSGKFLYRALKCKEPPSSYRLAAMQVLFEVCPCFKFGFMAANGAIIEATKDDKRVHIIDFDINQGNQYITLIQTLAQLPGKPLHLRLTGIDDPESVQRPVGGLNTIGQRLEQLAEGLGVSFEFQAVASKTSIVSPSMLDCRPGEALVVNFAFQLHHMPDESVSTVNQRDQLLRLAKSLRPKLVTVVEQDVNTNTTPFFPRFVEAYNYYSAVFDSLEAAIPRESQDRMNVEKQCLARDIVNIVACEGEERIERYEVAGKWRARMAMAGFTSSPMSTSVTDLIRELIRMYCDRYKIKEEMGALHFGWEDKTLIVASAWR; encoded by the coding sequence ATGTCTTTAGTCAGGCCAGTGGAGCTGTCTGCCACATCGTACAGAAAGTCGAAACTCTACTCTCTGAAGGGAAGCAATGACACTTCCACCCAAACATTTGGTGCCGATAAGAGTAATACCATGTATACGACTGATTCTTACTCCACCGAGAGTTATGAGTTCCTTGACTCCCCAAGTGAAGAAGTTGCGCATCCATCTAGCTCTAGCATTACTGGAAGTTCGTTTAATGAGCATGGTGCCTCATTTTATCCACGCAGAGCTGGATCTGTTTCCTCTTTCACCACTCAAAATCCATCTAGTACTTCTATGTCCACAAGGCTTCATGATGCTTACCGAACCAACATTGACTCAGATTACTTAGAGAGTCAAAGCCCAGATGCTGTTAGCTTTGATGATGATAAGATGAGATTGAAGCTTCAAGAATTGGAGAGAGCACTGCTTGAGGACAACGATGATGAACATGATGAGGAGATGATTGGCAGTGGTCAAAGCATGGAAATTGATGGTGAATGGACTGAACCAATCCAGAATGCATTGCTCCATGACTCACCCAAGGAGTCTTCATCATCTGATTCTTATCTAAGCAGCATCAGCAGCAACAAAGAAATATCAGGAACATCTCTTCGTACACCCAAGCAGCTGCTCTTTGACTGTGCTAGTGCACTTTCAGAGGGAAATATTGAAGAAGCATCAACCATGATAAATGAGCTTCGCCAGCTGGTCTCAATTCAGGGAGATCCTCATCAGAGGATTGCAGCATATATGGTCGAAGGCCTTGCAGCTCGCATGGCTTCCTCAGGAAAATTTCTCTATAGAGCTTTGAAATGCAAGGAACCCCCATCCTCTTATCGCCTTGCAGCCATGCAAGTTCTTTTTGAGGTGTGCCCTTGCTTTAAATTTGGTTTTATGGCAGCAAATGGAGCCATTATAGAAGCTACTAAAGATGACAAGAGAGTCCATATAATAGATTTTGACATAAACCAGGGGAATCAGTACATCACACTCATACAAACACTTGCTCAACTGCCCGGTAAGCCACTGCACTTGAGGTTGACGGGCATTGATGACCCTGAGTCAGTTCAGCGTCCCGTTGGGGGACTTAATACCATCGGCCAAAGGCTAGAGCAGCTAGCAGAAGGACTTGGTGTTTCGTTTGAGTTTCAAGCAGTTGCCTCAAAGACTTCAATCGTCAGTCCTTCAATGCTGGACTGTAGGCCAGGCGAAGCACTCGTTGTAAATTTTGCTTTTCAGCTTCACCACATGCCCGATGAGAGTGTTTCGACGGTAAACCAGAGAGACCAGCTTCTCCGGCTGGCAAAGAGCTTGAGGCCAAAACTCGTCACAGTTGTGGAACAAGATGTGAACACCAATACTACCCCATTCTTCCCAAGATTTGTTGAAGCCTACAATTACTACTCTGCTGTCTTTGATTCCCTTGAAGCAGCTATACCAAGGGAGAGCCAGGATAGGATGAATGTTGAAAAGCAGTGCCTTGCACGGGATATAGTAAACATCGTTGCATGCGAAGGCGAGGAAAGAATAGAGCGGTATGAGGTTGCAGGGAAGTGGAGGGCCAGGATGGCCATGGCTGGGTTTACTTCAAGTCCGATGAGTACAAGTGTTACTGATTTGATTCGGGAACTTATCAGAATGTATTGTGACAGGTACAAGATAAAGGAAGAAATGGGTGCACTTCATTTTGGATGGGAAGACAAAACCTTGATTGTTGCTTCAGCATGGAGGTGA